Below is a genomic region from Citrobacter europaeus.
GTACCGGAAAATGAGCTGTCGCGTCGGGCGCGTGAAAATCTTGACGCATTGAATGCTGAAGAATACGACCTTTGGTACTGCACGGCCTATGTCTCGTCCATTGCACATCAACTGGAGGAGGCTATTTCTGGTGCAGAAGTCCGTCCAGTGTGGCAGGTTGCTGCATCCGAAGGGGTCGTTATCGATAAAATTCAGTTGCTGATGGCGGTCGTGACCGTCGCAGCACTGGCGGCTTCGGCGATGGGAATTGCGTCCCTGATGACCAGCACCATTATGGAACGCGCTAAAGAGATCGGCCTGATGAAGGCGCTTGGCGCGCATCAATGGCAAATCATGCTGCTGTTCTATCTTGAAGCCGCTTCCAGTGGACTGGCCGGAGGAGCATTGGGATGTATAGCTGGTTGGGGAATGGCGAAAGCGATTGGCTTGATGCTATTTGCTGCACCACTGAATTTTGCCTGGATTGTGGTGCCATGTGTACTGGTGATTGCGGTCCTGATTGCCCTGATTGGCACCTGGTTCCCGGCTCGGCGTATTGCCCGCCTGTATCCTGTGGAGGTGCTGTATGGCCGCTAAACGGACAATGCTCTGGTTACTGGTATGGCGGGCGCTGCGTCTGCGCTTTCAGCGGGTTAGCGTGGTATTTGCCGCATTGATGGTGGGGGCGACCATTGTGACCGCGCTGTCAGCGGTGTGGTTCGACATCAATACCAAAATGAGTGAGGAATTACGAACTTTTGGCGCAAATTTCTATATCGGGCCAAGCCATGGCTCCAGTATGCCGCAGCAAGAGCTGCAGACCATTTTAGATCAGGCGCCACAAGGCCTGGTTCATGGAGCCAGCCCATGGCTATACGGTATGGCGCGCACCGAGCTGGAAAAGGTGGTGATTGTCGGCGTGTGGTTTGAATCCTTACAAAAGCTGGTGCCGTACTGGCAGGTTCAAGGGAGTTGGATTGGTGTCAGTTTCGACGATCGCAATGCGATGATAGGCGTCAAACTGGCAGAGCGCCTTAATGTCCAGCCGGGCGATAGCATTATTCTGGTGGATCACAATCAGCGTAAAAACTTACAGATTAAAGGCATTGTTGAAGCCGGTGATGCGACAGATAACATGTTGATTGTGAGTCTTGATGTGGCGCAGGCGTGGCTGCATCAGTCCGATAAAATCAGCCATGGACTCATGAGTGTCAGTAATGATGTCGGCCAGGTGGAAAACTTTGCCAGCCGTTTACAGGTTCAATACCCGGACCTGGAAATACGCCCAATCCGGAAAGTCTCTGCTTCAGAAGGACAGGTGCTGGATAAGATAAAAGGCTTAATGGGGCTGGTTTCGGTCGTGATCCTTGCACTGTCATCTTTGTGTGTGAATACCACGTTGATGGCCATTGTTGGTGAGCGAGCCCGGGAGTTTGCGCTGCAAAAAGCGTTGGGAGCCAGCAACGGCGATATTGTCCGGCAAATCCTTCTGGAAACCTGCATTATCGCGCTGGCCGCAGTGGTTTGTGGGTGGTTATTAGGGTACGTGTTAGCCCAATTGCTTGGGCTGACCGTATTTAATGCCGCTATTTCACTACGCTGGCCAGTGCTGCCGGTCACCCTGACATTATCTTTACTGGTCGCCATTCTGGCGGCGATTGTCCCGGTCCGTCGTGCGGTCAGCGTCGAACCCGCAAAAGTGTTGAAAGGAGAGTAACGCCATGTCCGTTATGCAGACCCCGTCAATGGCAATAGAAACCCGCCATTTATATAAACGGTTCGGCGATGTTACCGCCTTAGATAATATCAACCTGCAAATAGTGCAGGGCGAGTTTGTCGCTATTATGGGCGCCTCAGGTTCAGGGAAAACGACACTGATGAATATTCTGACTTGCCTGGATACTGCAACAGAAGGTCAGGTATTTTTAGATGGGATAGATGCTGCCGCACTGGATGAAGAGGGGCGCCGCCGTTTTCGCGCAGAAAAAATAGGGCTGGTGTTCCAGCAGTTTCATCTGATCCCGTTTTTAACCGCGCTGGAGAATATCATGTTGGCACAGCACTACCACAGCGTTGTGGATGAAGCTGCTGCCAGAAAGGTTCTGGAACAGGTGGGGCTTGGACACCGGGTAACGCACCTGCCGAGTCAACTTTCCGGAGGGGAACAGCAACGGGTGTGCATTGCCCGGGCTCTGGTCAATGAACCGCCGGTAATTTTTGCCGATGAACCCACGGGTAACCTTGATGAAGAGAATGAACAGCGGGTGCTCGATCTACTCACAGATCTGCATCGTCAGGGGCGTACGATTGTGATGGTGACACATAACCCGGCGCTTGGGTTGTTTGCCGATCGTATTATCCGTCTGCAACATGGCAAATATCTGGGTGAGGAGGCTAATCAACATGCGCTGGATTAACATATTAACTCTCGCCACTTTGGTTCTGATTAGTGGATGTAAGGAAGAGAAGTTGGCGGTTGGACAGCAAGCCCCGGCGCTGGCAACATTCGACTTGCAGGGCGGAGAGGCCGGGCTTGAACGCTGGCGTGGAAAGGCTGTTTATCTAAACTTTTGGTCGGCGAGTTGCGGTGGCTGTCTTGCCGAAATGGACGCGCTGGAAGCGCTAAGTAAAAAGTGGGGTGATAAGGTTGTGGTGGTGGCAGTGAATACCGATCCGGCGACGGTTAAAATAGATGGCTTACTGGCGAAACATCAGGTTTCTTACCCGGTACTTCGCGATCAGCTTAAGATTTCCCAGGAGCGCTATCAGGTCATCGGTACGCCAACCTCTGTGTTGATTGACAGGGAAGGTCGCGTGCTGGAATTACACCAGGGGATGCGGAAATCATCTGAGTTAGATGCGACGTTTGCGCGCATGGCCGCCCGATGAACGCGATACAGAGAGAAACGCTATATGGCATTCCGGTGGAATAAAGAGAGTCTGGCCGTCCTGCATGAAAATGCAGGTGTTCTTACGACGGAGCAGATTGCACTGATGCTTCGCACCAATATTACGGTTGTGCGCAATATGGCGTATCGACTGAAACTCAGCCTGCGGGTATCCGCCTACAATCAAAAACGTATTGAGCAAGTACAAACTCTCTATACGTCTTCTGAACCATTAAATCTGAAAGAGATTGCAGCAAAAACCGGACTGACATTCAGTACGGTGCAGTACATTGTATATGTGAAATTAAAAAGTAAACCGTATACCAAACGGGAATACGTTTCCTTTGAAACTGACGATGCGGTTCATTATCGGATACAACGGGAGTTCATTGATACTGAACGTTCCCTTCTGCACAACATTCCAGATAATACACGCTTTCATCAATTGTACCTGACAGACGGAACTTTATATTCTGCACGTAATATTCGCAGCGAAGTGATTATCTCCGATTAATCGGATGGCATATTTCGTTACCCGACGAAGC
It encodes:
- a CDS encoding FtsX-like permease family protein → MAAKRTMLWLLVWRALRLRFQRVSVVFAALMVGATIVTALSAVWFDINTKMSEELRTFGANFYIGPSHGSSMPQQELQTILDQAPQGLVHGASPWLYGMARTELEKVVIVGVWFESLQKLVPYWQVQGSWIGVSFDDRNAMIGVKLAERLNVQPGDSIILVDHNQRKNLQIKGIVEAGDATDNMLIVSLDVAQAWLHQSDKISHGLMSVSNDVGQVENFASRLQVQYPDLEIRPIRKVSASEGQVLDKIKGLMGLVSVVILALSSLCVNTTLMAIVGERAREFALQKALGASNGDIVRQILLETCIIALAAVVCGWLLGYVLAQLLGLTVFNAAISLRWPVLPVTLTLSLLVAILAAIVPVRRAVSVEPAKVLKGE
- a CDS encoding ABC transporter ATP-binding protein translates to MSVMQTPSMAIETRHLYKRFGDVTALDNINLQIVQGEFVAIMGASGSGKTTLMNILTCLDTATEGQVFLDGIDAAALDEEGRRRFRAEKIGLVFQQFHLIPFLTALENIMLAQHYHSVVDEAAARKVLEQVGLGHRVTHLPSQLSGGEQQRVCIARALVNEPPVIFADEPTGNLDEENEQRVLDLLTDLHRQGRTIVMVTHNPALGLFADRIIRLQHGKYLGEEANQHALD
- a CDS encoding TlpA family protein disulfide reductase; this encodes MRWINILTLATLVLISGCKEEKLAVGQQAPALATFDLQGGEAGLERWRGKAVYLNFWSASCGGCLAEMDALEALSKKWGDKVVVVAVNTDPATVKIDGLLAKHQVSYPVLRDQLKISQERYQVIGTPTSVLIDREGRVLELHQGMRKSSELDATFARMAAR